The genomic window TGTTCCGTGACGGTCGAGGGCGTGACGTCGAGTTCGTCGGCGACCTCGGTGGCGTTGGCCCCCCGGGGCCGCTCGAAGTACCCCATCTCGTAGGCCGTCCGGAGGACCTCCAACTGACGGTCGGTGAGCTTCCCGCGGTCGACGAACACGGGGTCGCGAGCGGAGCCCTCCGTGGACGTGCGGACGAGCCGCTGGATGTCGACGTCCGGGTAGCGATCCCTGAGCTCGCCGACGATGGTCTGGAGGCGATCGAAGTCGGTTGCGTGAAAGACGATCTCGAGGGCGCCGTCGGTGACGAAGTAGCGGTGAACGGGCGTCTCGTACTCGCCGAGGCGGGCGCAGGGGCAGTCCGCGTCGTGCGTGACGCGGTAGAGGTGACGGTCGGCGTACGCGAAGACGGGGTCGTGCTCGTAGTCGTCCGGAACCGCCTCGGCGTCCACGAGAAATTCGGAGCGGGCGTCCGTCGAGCCGGCGCGCGTGACGCTCGTCGAGACGTCGCTGATGACTGTGTTGGCGTCCGCCGACAGCTCTGCGACGGGACAGTCGGGCGGCGTCGGGAAGGTGACGGTGACGCGGATCCCGGCGGTCATTCGTGCGAGGGTAGCCGCATCGGCACTTCAGTCTGCGGATGTGCTGGAGCGCGGTTCTCCCGGGCCTCGCCACGGTGAGTGCTCGCGCGACGCTGTCGTCACTCGTCGGACTCCAGTTCGATGCGCCGGCCGCTGATCGTCGTCGGCCGGAGCACGTGGAGCTGGATGTCGAGGTCGCTCCTGGACTCGCCCCAGATCTCGAACAGCGGGCGCTTCGCCTCGCCGTACTGTGCGACGTGCTCGGGCGTTATCTCGTCGCGGGCGACCGACTCGAGGACCCCGGTGACGACGGCGCTCCGATACGTGCGTCCCTCCTCCTCGTAGACGACGAGCCGCACGTCCGGCGACCCGGAGAGGAACTTGCTCTTCTCGCTGCCGGAGCCGGCCACGAGTCGCATGTAGAAGAGCCGCTCGTCGGCGTCGTAGCCGAAGGAGATCGGAACCGCATACGGGTCGTCGTCGCGCGCGAGCGCCAGCACACCGGTCTCGTGGCGACCGAGGAGCGCGTCCGTCTCCTCGCTCGACATCTCCGTCTCTTGCTCCAGACCCATCGTAAGCATCACGACTGTGTTCGGCGAAACTTTATTGTTTGCCATTTCGCACGACGGCGCGTCCGAATCGACGCGGACGTGTGGCCAGTGAGTAATCCCTCTCCGAAGCGATCTACGGGCACAGCGGCTCCGTTACTGGTCGATAGATGACGTCGTCCTCGTGACTCGCCTCGAGGTCAGGCCCCGGGGCATTCGCCTCGACCGCCCGAAAACGCGGCCGCCGAGACGGGCGACCCGCAGATAACGCAACCGTTCTCCATGAGCGCGTCCCGCATCGAGGCGTTGACCTCCATCGATTCCTCGCATTCGGGGCACACGAAGACGTAGTCCTCACTGGCGCTCATCTCTACGTGAGCCTATTCTCTCCCTGGGTAAATCAACCCCACTGTTTCCCAGGTCACAGGACCCTACGGAACTTTTTACTACGGCTGATCTTTTGCGGCGGCCGTCGGTGACTGCGAACTCGCCAAGCAGTTCGGTACGGCAGTTGACTAGCAGGTGGTTATAACTATCGAAGCTATTATTCTGGTGTCACGTGTCTGGTCCGCCCGGCGGTCGAATCCATCATAAATGAAGAAACAATTACTCGTCACCGACTTTCTCGACCGGGCCAGGACGTACTACGGCGACTACGAGGCCGTCGTGGGGACGGACGGCGAGCGATTCACGTACGACGAGTTCGGAGACCGCGTCGATCGGTTCTCGGCGGCGCTCCAGGCGCGGGGCGTCGAGAAAGGCGACCGCGTCGCGGTGCTCGACCCGAACACGCACTACCACCTCGAGGCGGCGTTCGGGGCGATGCAGTGTGGCGCCGTCCACGTGCCGCTGAACTACCGGCTCACGTCGTCGGACTACGAGTACCTCCTCTCGGACTCGGGCGCGAGCGTCGTCTACGCGGACTACGAGTACGCCGGGACGATCGAGGCGGTGCGCGACGAGATCCCCGCCGAGGTCTTCGTGACGAACGACCCGGCGCCGGTCGACGGCGACTGGATCGACTTCGAGACGTTCCTGGACGCCGATCCCGACGGCTACGACCGTCCCGAGATGCATGAGGACGAGATCATCACCATCAACTATACCTCGGGAACGACCGGCGAGCCGAAGGGCGTCTGTCGGACCCACCGGACGGAGTCGCTGCACGCCCAGCTCGTGACGATCCACCACCACCTCACCGACGACGACGTCTACCTGTGGACGCTCCCGATGTTCCACGTCAACGGCTGGGGCCACATCTACGCGGTCACCGGCCGCGGCGCGAAACACGTCTGCACCCGCGGCGTCGACGCCGAGGCGGTGTTCGACACCGTCGCCGCGGAGGACGTCTCCTTCCTCTGTTGCGCGCCGACCGTGCTGACGATCCTCGACGAGTACGCCGACGAGCACGACCCGGCGTTCGGCGGCGACAACCCCGTCCGCGTGACCGCCGCCGGGAGCGCCCCGCCGAGCGCGATCATCCGGACCGTCGAGAACGAATTCGGCTGGGAGTTCATCCAGCTCTACGGCGCCACCGAGACCGGGCCGCTGATCGCCACCTCGGACGCCGCCCGGCTCATCCCCGACGAGGGCGGGCTCCGCTTCTCGCTGAAGCAGCGCCAGGGCGTCGCCCCGCTCGGGACCGAGCTCCGCGTCGTCGACGACGACGGGGCGGAGGTCCCCCGCGACGACCAGACGATCGGCGAGGTAGTCGTCCGCGGCAATCAGGTCATGGAGAAGTACTGGGAGAAGCCCGACGAGACGCACGCGGCGTTCAACGACCGCCTCGAAGGGTGGTACCACACCGGCGACCTCGCGGTCGTCAACGAGGACGGCATGATCGCCATCAAGGACCGCAAGAAGGACATCATCGTCTCCGGCGGCGAGAACATCTCCTCGGTCGAACTGGAGGACGCGCTGTTCGACCACGAGGCCGTCGGCGACGTGGCGGTCGTCCCCGCGCCGTCCGAGAAGTGGGGCGAGAAGCCCAAGGCGTTCGTCGTTCCTGCGAGCGGGGACCCCGAGAACCCCGGCGTCTCCGCCGACGGGCTGACCGCGTTCACCCGCGAGCACCTCGCCGACTACAAGGCCGTCCGCGAGGTCGAGTTCGTGGACGCCATCCCGAAGACCGCGACCGGCAAGATCCAGAAGTACGAACTGCGCGAGCGCGAGTGGGACGACGAGGACCAGATGGTCGGGACCGGGTAGTCTGCGCGCCGAGCGGACGACCGGCAAGCGCCCGGGCGCGTCGCCGCGTGACGGTCTGCACCACAGGCGTGCGTTTCCGCGCTGTATCTTTATGACTGCGGTGGTCGAACCGTCGCGTATCGCATGTTCGACGACGTCCTGGTCCCGACGGACGGGAGCGACTGTGCGGAACGCGCGGTCGGCTACGCCGTGGACATCGCGTCGCGCTACGGGGCCACCGTCCACGTCCTCTCCGTCGCCGACTCCCGAACGCTACAGCACGGACCGCACTCAGATCAGGTGCGGGCGGCGTGCGAAGAGATCGTAGACGAGACGTGCGAGGGCATCGCCGGCGACGTGCCCGTGCGGGACGCCGTCCGCACCGACCTCCCCCACGAGGCCATCCTCGCGTACGCGGACGACGAGGGGATCGACCTGATCGTGATGGGGACCCACGGCCGGACGGGCGTCGAGCGGTACCTGCTGGGCAGTATCACCGAGAAGGTGGTCCGCCTGTCCGACGTCCCCGTCCTGACGGTCCGGTCGTCGGACGGCGACGACGTCGCCTACCCCTACTCGGACGTCCTCGTCCCGACCGACGGGAGCGACGGCGCCGCGGCGGCGGTCGGACCGGCGGTCGACGTCGCCGACGCCTACGACGCCCGACTCCACGCGCTCTCCGTCGTG from Halomicrobium salinisoli includes these protein-coding regions:
- a CDS encoding long-chain-fatty-acid--CoA ligase, with the translated sequence MKKQLLVTDFLDRARTYYGDYEAVVGTDGERFTYDEFGDRVDRFSAALQARGVEKGDRVAVLDPNTHYHLEAAFGAMQCGAVHVPLNYRLTSSDYEYLLSDSGASVVYADYEYAGTIEAVRDEIPAEVFVTNDPAPVDGDWIDFETFLDADPDGYDRPEMHEDEIITINYTSGTTGEPKGVCRTHRTESLHAQLVTIHHHLTDDDVYLWTLPMFHVNGWGHIYAVTGRGAKHVCTRGVDAEAVFDTVAAEDVSFLCCAPTVLTILDEYADEHDPAFGGDNPVRVTAAGSAPPSAIIRTVENEFGWEFIQLYGATETGPLIATSDAARLIPDEGGLRFSLKQRQGVAPLGTELRVVDDDGAEVPRDDQTIGEVVVRGNQVMEKYWEKPDETHAAFNDRLEGWYHTGDLAVVNEDGMIAIKDRKKDIIVSGGENISSVELEDALFDHEAVGDVAVVPAPSEKWGEKPKAFVVPASGDPENPGVSADGLTAFTREHLADYKAVREVEFVDAIPKTATGKIQKYELREREWDDEDQMVGTG
- a CDS encoding DUF7560 family zinc ribbon protein, with product MSASEDYVFVCPECEESMEVNASMRDALMENGCVICGSPVSAAAFSGGRGECPGA
- a CDS encoding pyridoxamine 5'-phosphate oxidase family protein, yielding MGLEQETEMSSEETDALLGRHETGVLALARDDDPYAVPISFGYDADERLFYMRLVAGSGSEKSKFLSGSPDVRLVVYEEEGRTYRSAVVTGVLESVARDEITPEHVAQYGEAKRPLFEIWGESRSDLDIQLHVLRPTTISGRRIELESDE
- a CDS encoding helix-turn-helix domain-containing protein — its product is MTAGIRVTVTFPTPPDCPVAELSADANTVISDVSTSVTRAGSTDARSEFLVDAEAVPDDYEHDPVFAYADRHLYRVTHDADCPCARLGEYETPVHRYFVTDGALEIVFHATDFDRLQTIVGELRDRYPDVDIQRLVRTSTEGSARDPVFVDRGKLTDRQLEVLRTAYEMGYFERPRGANATEVADELDVTPSTVTEHLLAAQSKLFRDVLEREP
- a CDS encoding universal stress protein yields the protein MFDDVLVPTDGSDCAERAVGYAVDIASRYGATVHVLSVADSRTLQHGPHSDQVRAACEEIVDETCEGIAGDVPVRDAVRTDLPHEAILAYADDEGIDLIVMGTHGRTGVERYLLGSITEKVVRLSDVPVLTVRSSDGDDVAYPYSDVLVPTDGSDGAAAAVGPAVDVADAYDARLHALSVVDTRPVGLDVRTEPPYETPEERADRAVESVAERAEAADIGEVETSVAYGVPYETIRSYVREHDVDLVVMGTRGRTGVERYLLGSVAEKTVRTSAVPVMTVHAGDVDREELDE